The Luteitalea sp. nucleotide sequence CAGGTGGATCACTTTCCGAGCGGCGGACTGGTCTAGTTTCCGAGCGGCGCCTCCACTGCTCGTTCCACCAGATCTTGTCCATGCGGTTGTCGTGAGATCCGGCGCTCGACACTGCGACTTTGTAGAAATCGGGATGAAAGAGGAGCGCTCCCAGTGCGCTCTGACCACCGGCCGAGTTGCCGTAGATCCCGACGCGGCTGATGTCGTACGAAGGATCCTTGGCCGCCAGGGCCTTGTGCCAGAGAATCCGATCGGCAAATCCTGCGTCCTTCAGGTTCTTCCAGGTCACATCGTGAAAGGCCTTCGAGCGATTCGACGTGCCCATGCCATCGATCTGCACGACGATGAAGCCCAGCTCCGCTTGCGCCTGCATCGGGCTGTACGGGCTGAAGGACTTGGGAACGAACGAGTCCTGCGGTCCAGCGTACATGTTCTCGATAACTGGGTACTCGTTCGCTGGATTGAAGTTGGTCGGCCGGTAGATGACTCCCCAGATGTCCGTCCTGCCGTCGCGCCCCAGCGCCGTGAATACCTCCGGCGGGCGCCAGCCGGCCTGCTTCAGGGCGGTGAGGTCGCCCCGCTCGATCTCCTTGACGAGCGAGCCATCACTGGCGCGGCGCAGCTCCATCACCGGGGCGAGATCGACCCGTGAATACGTGTCCACGTAGAGAGTGCCGTCAGGCGACAGGCTGACTTGGTGGTTGGCCTCCGCTTCGGTGAGCTCCAAGAGCCCGGAGCCGTCGAAATTGATCCGGTAATAGTGCAGGAAGTACGGATCCTGACCCTCATACATTCCGCTGGCGCTGAACCAGATCTGGCGCCTCTCCTCGTCAACCTTGGAGACGTCTCGCACCACCCAAGGGCCCTTCGTGATCTGGTTCTTCACGGTACCTGTCGCGCCATCGTACAAATATAGGTGATTCCAACCGTCCCGTTCCGACATCCAGACGATCTCTTTTCCGTCATCGACGTCGTGGCGAAACTTCTTGCCGGAATAGGAAAAGAAGGTCTTGCTCTCTTCCGAGACAACTGCGTGGACCTTGCCCGTCTTCGCGTCGACTTCGATCACGCGGTAGAGTTGGTGACCGCGCTCGTTGTACTCGAAGGTGACGGCGGAGCTGTC carries:
- a CDS encoding prolyl oligopeptidase family serine peptidase, whose amino-acid sequence is MDWQAGRPALRVSSRETEVAVGVVRSLRSVILLSVAIMAPALAGAQGTLADYERATSLRERYEAAAENIAGPARWIDDTNRFWYRKSVKGGHQFVMVDAATLEKQPAFDHEKIAAALARATGEPQKAFDLPSRGIDFAAKGERLELRIDGERWECNLSDYTCQRSERTGLFDREQAPPPCSQSARSDEPTASPDGKWEAFIDNYNVAIRATGSTDVVHLSLDGSEGNCYVLTSLEWSLDSTKLAAYRLKPGHRRLVHYIESSPDDQLQPKHSTRFYPKPGDVIDVEQPVLFHVDSRESASASLRRDKQIIVDNKLFPNAFGLSELEWREDSSAVTFEYNERGHQLYRVIEVDAKTGKVHAVVSEESKTFFSYSGKKFRHDVDDGKEIVWMSERDGWNHLYLYDGATGTVKNQITKGPWVVRDVSKVDEERRQIWFSASGMYEGQDPYFLHYYRINFDGSGLLELTEAEANHQVSLSPDGTLYVDTYSRVDLAPVMELRRASDGSLVKEIERGDLTALKQAGWRPPEVFTALGRDGRTDIWGVIYRPTNFNPANEYPVIENMYAGPQDSFVPKSFSPYSPMQAQAELGFIVVQIDGMGTSNRSKAFHDVTWKNLKDAGFADRILWHKALAAKDPSYDISRVGIYGNSAGGQSALGALLFHPDFYKVAVSSAGSHDNRMDKIWWNEQWRRRSETRPVRRSESDPP